One region of Litorilinea aerophila genomic DNA includes:
- a CDS encoding abortive infection family protein — MESEVSEQLLTVNSEHVQRAWERALRRKSEDPEGAITAARTLVETVCKHILYEEQIAYPDSADLPKLYHLVVEQLHLAPEQYTDHLVRRILGNCQSVVGGLAALRNQLGDAHGKSAEATIPHALPSAQSTKRRGGPDVMDRHAVVRIVDPFCSAGAVDPAPPLVNPGRNSPIASTRGRDAQRAPGISAVVSTPDWPRA, encoded by the coding sequence GTGGAGAGCGAGGTTTCGGAACAACTGTTGACTGTTAACTCAGAGCACGTACAACGGGCTTGGGAGAGGGCGCTAAGACGGAAAAGCGAGGATCCCGAAGGTGCCATTACGGCAGCACGGACTTTGGTTGAGACCGTTTGCAAGCACATCCTTTATGAAGAGCAAATCGCCTATCCGGACAGCGCCGATCTTCCAAAACTTTATCATCTTGTAGTAGAGCAATTACACCTTGCTCCAGAGCAATACACAGACCACCTTGTTCGGAGAATACTGGGAAACTGTCAATCCGTGGTCGGCGGTCTAGCGGCCTTGCGAAACCAGCTTGGTGATGCGCATGGCAAGAGTGCAGAAGCAACAATCCCTCATGCGCTCCCATCAGCCCAATCAACAAAGCGGCGTGGCGGTCCAGATGTGATGGACCGCCACGCCGTTGTTCGCATCGTGGATCCCTTTTGCTCCGCCGGCGCTGTTGATCCAGCGCCCCCCCTGGTAAATCCCGGTAGAAATTCGCCGATAGCTTCCACCAGAGGTAGGGACGCCCAGAGGGCACCCGGAATTTCTGCCGTGGTATCGACGCCAGACTGGCCTAGAGCTTGA
- a CDS encoding M3 family oligoendopeptidase, with the protein MSITTTERTEPFELSGWDLSELLPEPTEEVIQERLAALEERVQAFTAWREKLSPEMDPADLVALLRQYEELVAQSYVLGAYGSLWFSADTQSSAALTYRNRIQQVLTGVQNRTLFFELWWKSLDDDEAAALLPSPEQYPDYRHHLEDLRRTKPYTLDERSEQIINIKDANGIDAVITLYSMLTNRLEFTITVDGETKTLTRDGLMAYAQSARADLRAAAYQELYRVYGNESNILAQIYANRVRDWYAEHVELRGYPSPIAVRNVANDIPDAAVDALLDVCRQNAGVFQRYFRLKAGWLGMEKLRRYDIYAPLQEDDREIPYQEAVSLVLDTFQRFEPQVARLARRVFEEKHIDSEVRKGKRGGAFCATVLPSQTPWVLMNYTGKVRDVATLAHELGHAIHSMMAADHSVLTQHATLPLAETASVFAEMLLTERLLTEEQDPLVRRNILVKSLDDMYATVLRQAYFVLFEREAHAAIMDNKSPEDLYAMYMANLAEQFGDSVEVSDEFRYEWVSIPHIYHTPFYCYAYSFGQLLVLALYRRYQQEGEAFKPGYLRMLARGGSARPEEILQEAGIDMTDPAFWQGGFDVIRDLIDQLEGIKL; encoded by the coding sequence ATGAGCATCACAACCACGGAGCGGACCGAGCCCTTCGAGCTTTCGGGCTGGGATCTCTCGGAATTGTTGCCGGAACCGACAGAGGAAGTCATCCAGGAGCGCCTGGCCGCCCTGGAAGAGCGGGTGCAGGCCTTCACCGCCTGGCGGGAGAAGCTGAGCCCGGAGATGGATCCGGCCGATCTGGTGGCGCTATTGCGCCAGTATGAGGAGCTGGTGGCGCAGAGCTACGTCCTGGGCGCCTATGGCAGCCTCTGGTTCTCGGCGGATACCCAGTCCTCGGCCGCCCTGACCTACCGCAACCGCATCCAGCAGGTGCTGACCGGCGTCCAGAACCGGACCCTGTTCTTTGAACTCTGGTGGAAGTCCCTGGACGACGACGAGGCGGCCGCGCTGCTGCCCAGCCCGGAGCAGTACCCCGACTACCGCCATCACCTGGAGGATCTGCGGCGCACCAAGCCCTACACCCTGGACGAACGGTCGGAGCAGATCATCAACATCAAGGATGCCAACGGCATCGACGCGGTGATCACCCTCTACTCCATGCTGACCAACCGGCTGGAATTCACCATCACCGTGGACGGGGAGACCAAGACCCTGACCCGGGACGGGCTGATGGCCTATGCCCAGTCGGCCCGGGCCGACCTGCGGGCCGCCGCCTACCAGGAGCTCTACCGGGTCTACGGCAACGAGTCCAACATCCTGGCCCAGATCTACGCCAACCGGGTGCGGGACTGGTACGCGGAGCACGTGGAGTTGCGGGGCTATCCCTCGCCCATCGCGGTGCGCAACGTGGCCAACGACATTCCCGACGCGGCCGTGGACGCGCTGCTGGATGTCTGCCGGCAGAACGCCGGGGTCTTCCAGCGCTATTTCCGGCTGAAGGCCGGCTGGCTGGGCATGGAGAAGCTGCGCCGCTACGACATCTATGCGCCCCTCCAGGAGGACGACCGGGAGATCCCCTACCAGGAGGCGGTGTCCCTGGTGCTGGACACCTTCCAGCGCTTTGAGCCCCAGGTGGCCCGGCTGGCCCGTCGGGTCTTTGAGGAGAAGCACATCGACAGCGAAGTGCGCAAGGGCAAGCGGGGCGGCGCCTTCTGTGCCACGGTCCTGCCCAGCCAGACGCCGTGGGTGCTCATGAACTACACCGGCAAGGTGCGGGACGTGGCCACCCTGGCCCACGAGCTGGGCCACGCCATCCACAGCATGATGGCCGCCGACCATTCGGTGCTGACCCAACATGCGACCCTGCCCCTGGCTGAGACCGCCTCGGTCTTCGCCGAGATGCTCCTGACCGAGCGCCTGCTGACCGAGGAGCAGGATCCGCTGGTGCGGCGCAACATCCTGGTCAAGTCCCTGGACGACATGTACGCCACGGTCCTGCGCCAGGCCTACTTCGTCCTCTTTGAGCGGGAGGCCCACGCCGCCATCATGGACAACAAATCGCCCGAGGATCTCTACGCCATGTACATGGCCAACCTGGCCGAGCAGTTCGGCGACAGCGTGGAGGTGAGCGACGAATTTCGCTACGAATGGGTGAGCATCCCCCACATCTACCACACCCCCTTCTACTGCTACGCCTACAGCTTCGGCCAGTTGCTGGTGCTGGCCCTCTACCGGCGCTACCAGCAGGAGGGGGAGGCCTTCAAGCCGGGCTACCTGCGCATGCTGGCCCGGGGTGGCTCAGCCCGCCCGGAGGAGATCCTGCAGGAAGCGGGCATCGATATGACCGATCCGGCCTTCTGGCAGGGTGGCTTCGATGTGATCCGGGATCTGATCGACCAGTTGGAGGGGATCAAGCTCTAG